Below is a genomic region from Bacillota bacterium.
AAGGCATCGGGATCCACTACCACCGTCAGGGGATATAGCTGGGCAGGGAAATTCTGTAGTATTTGTCGACGCCAATTCATGGCTCTGCACCTTCTATATAGATCATAATCACACAAGTCAATTCGGGAAATACCTGCGCCATTTCCTCCAGTTCCAGGATTCGCTTTTGATAGTCGCTTTCTAGCTGATTTAGCCGCTTCCGGCGCACCGCCGGCAACCCCAACCTGCTAATAGCCTGACGACGAGCGGCAATAGCAAACTCGGCCTTGTCTCTTTCCTGAGCTACATATTCCCGGTGTCTGGCTTCTAGATCTTGGAACACGCCTTGGCCATAGATCTCTGCCTGCTCCGCCAAGATGTAAAAACCTGTCTCGGCTTGTTCACCCTTTATTGCCCCTGTTATTTGCATGGCTGTATTTTCTTGTAGCAGCAAGTCCCATATTCGCCGGGCTGTTGGGAGAAGCAAGCGCCTGTTTTCATGGATAAACAAAGGAAACACACGGCTACTGCCGGCACTTGTGGACCCTAGCGACACTCGCCACAAACCCCACCAACCGGCAATCTCGCTCTTCAATCCGGAAAGTTGTAGCCCGACCAGGGGCTGACCAGGCAAATGCCGGGGCAATCTATGGACCAAGGAGCGTACCCGTGGGTCAGCCAAGCTAAGATACGTTAAATCATGCTTGACTTCGTCTTGGCGCCAAAATGTTACTCCTTCTTGTCGGTATCCATCAGGCCAAACAAGATCGTAACCTCTTAACCTGCGCTGTACCGTTCCACCGGAGGCGTAAAGGAAGCCCGTGGTCATGAGCTCTACCCAGTACGGTAGTGGATGGTTAGCCAAACGCTGTGCCCAATTCACATCCAGTTGTGAGGCCTTACTTAGCACATTACTGGCCAACTGTGCCTCTTCCAGGCGACGACGCAATGCAGCTGCGAACGCCTTTGTTCGGCTGGCTGCCTCTTCCGGCTTGAGAACTGCTTCTTTATAAAGATTCTCCCAGTCAGCGGCCACTTCACTGGAATCCAGTACGTCGCTAATTTTATCCACACCCAGATCAGTCAGTATTGTGGCCAGCTTTTCCTCTAGTACTTCTTGAACCCGATACTCCACTGTGTCCTCTAAGATAAAATTAAGCGCCCGCACCGGATGTTTCTGCCCAATACGATCCACCCGACCTATGCGCTGTTCTAAACGCATGGGATTCCAAGGTAAGTCGTAATTTATGACCACATGGCAAAATTGAAGATTGAGACCCTCGCCGCCTGCATCAGTAGAGATAAGTACTTGCTTTTCGCCAGCAAATTCTGCCTGGACCTGCTGCCGCTGCTGGAGATCCATGGAGCCGTTAAGATAAGTTACTTCAAAACCGTTCCCAGTCAGGAAATCAGCCAGCATTTCTTGGGTAGCCAAGAACTCCGTAAACACCAGAAACTTTAACTCTGGATTCCGTTCCTCGGCCTGCAGCCGATAGAGCCATTGAAGCAGCTCTGCAGCTCTGGCATCCGGTTGTTGGGAAGCCCGGCGGGCCAAGGACAGCAACGCCTGTACCTCTTCACGTTCAGTGGCGAAAGCTAGCAGCCGTTGTTTAAGAATATGCTCCAGTTGCTCCTGCCCGTCCAGTTCCCACCAATCTTCATCCGGAAGCAAATCCTCATTTAGCACATACGGCGTCGCCCCTTCTATAACCTCTAACCGGCGCTCCAGGGCTAAACGAATAGCCTGGGTGCTACTGGCCACTAGGCGCTGCATCATAACCATCAGAAAGCCGATGTAGTACCGTTTTTCTTTCAGCGCCTGATTGTACCCCTCGCGGACATATGCAGTAACTCTCTCATACAGTTCGCACTGCAGTCTGTGCTGTTCCTGCCACACAATAGGAATCAACTGTGTTTGTCGGGGCTTAAACAGGGGCTGGCCGTCCAAGTTCACGGCCTGTCTTTTCTCGGTGCGGATTACATATGGGGCCACCCGCTCCCGTTCTACGGCATCTACAGTAGGAAATGCTTCATCATCGAGCAGATTCACCAATCGGTGAAAGGCATCG
It encodes:
- a CDS encoding DEAD/DEAH box helicase family protein — protein: MGRAKVTDKTLWRSGDWALTRTQGEAVRILEVLDLWGKSACLVWQPAAGTVATVPAAELIPVSAAKVPSQPAIVYAVAAAKIMDSLAQSDLFLAPLEGTVVPLPHQLYALARALAGQRVRYLLADEVGLGKTIEAGLIMRELKLRGLVHRTLVVAPKGLVLQWVQEMQNHFNESFQLVIPAEMGALSYLAEDGNFWRRIPQAVVPLDSVKPIQGRRGWTHDEVQRYNRERFEKLVTGGWDLVIVDEAHRLAGSSDAVARYRLGRALAEAAPYVLFLSATPHQGKSDAFHRLVNLLDDEAFPTVDAVERERVAPYVIRTEKRQAVNLDGQPLFKPRQTQLIPIVWQEQHRLQCELYERVTAYVREGYNQALKEKRYYIGFLMVMMQRLVASSTQAIRLALERRLEVIEGATPYVLNEDLLPDEDWWELDGQEQLEHILKQRLLAFATEREEVQALLSLARRASQQPDARAAELLQWLYRLQAEERNPELKFLVFTEFLATQEMLADFLTGNGFEVTYLNGSMDLQQRQQVQAEFAGEKQVLISTDAGGEGLNLQFCHVVINYDLPWNPMRLEQRIGRVDRIGQKHPVRALNFILEDTVEYRVQEVLEEKLATILTDLGVDKISDVLDSSEVAADWENLYKEAVLKPEEAASRTKAFAAALRRRLEEAQLASNVLSKASQLDVNWAQRLANHPLPYWVELMTTGFLYASGGTVQRRLRGYDLVWPDGYRQEGVTFWRQDEVKHDLTYLSLADPRVRSLVHRLPRHLPGQPLVGLQLSGLKSEIAGWWGLWRVSLGSTSAGSSRVFPLFIHENRRLLLPTARRIWDLLLQENTAMQITGAIKGEQAETGFYILAEQAEIYGQGVFQDLEARHREYVAQERDKAEFAIAARRQAISRLGLPAVRRKRLNQLESDYQKRILELEEMAQVFPELTCVIMIYIEGAEP